From one Chryseobacterium sp. 3008163 genomic stretch:
- a CDS encoding FixH family protein, which translates to MKNFTWGHGVFLALGSFIIFILSMLFLFPNGQKNSEMVTDKYYEEELEYQSVIDAKKRADTIKEKPAFSQNAEGIKLTFPKNINNANSNIKFVLNRSDDQNLDIKRSEQLDANQSFFIPARVLTKGNYTLRLMWTTNKTDYRLDYDVIWK; encoded by the coding sequence ATGAAAAATTTCACTTGGGGACACGGCGTATTTTTGGCGCTCGGTTCTTTTATTATATTTATTTTATCAATGCTGTTTTTATTTCCGAACGGACAGAAGAACTCGGAAATGGTAACTGATAAGTATTACGAAGAAGAATTAGAATACCAATCGGTAATCGATGCTAAGAAAAGAGCAGATACCATTAAAGAAAAGCCAGCCTTTTCTCAGAATGCGGAGGGAATTAAATTGACTTTCCCAAAAAATATCAACAACGCAAATTCAAACATAAAATTTGTGCTGAACAGATCAGACGATCAGAATTTAGACATCAAAAGATCTGAGCAACTTGACGCTAATCAGTCATTTTTTATTCCTGCAAGAGTTTTAACGAAAGGAAATTATACGTTGCGATTGATGTGGACTACCAACAAGACAGACTACCGACTCGATTATGATGTAATATGGAAATAG
- the ccoG gene encoding cytochrome c oxidase accessory protein CcoG: protein MSDKEEDILRGGQGQVLDPETYRDSIGTMEQSGKRKWVFPKKPKGKYTNYRDFVSYFLLIVYFTVPFIKINGNPFFLFNVIDREFFIIGQPFYPQDFFILTLGAIASLIFIIIFTIAFGRIFCGWICPQTIFMESIFRKIEYLIEGDRNKQMKLDRQEWNSEKIWKRSLKWSIYVVISLIITHFMFMYIVGYEQVIEIISAGPFAHPTNFIVMILFAAAFYFVFAWFREQVCTLVCPYGRLQGVLIDKETINVFYDFNRGENRSKWRKGEDRKVAGKGDCIDCYQCVVVCPTGIDIRDGQQLECINCTACIDACDEVMEKVGLPKGLVRYASEKEIETGEPYKFTGRMKGFAVVLILLVGFLGYLLSSRGEMEAKFIKPAGSTFFVREGKITNTYNYTFLNKTNDKKIVTIKVIEPAQGEISYSASSKITVARDKITKGTINISFPENAMKLSKQNIKIGVYDMKGELIDSYETYFEGPFKLQF, encoded by the coding sequence ATGTCAGATAAAGAAGAAGATATTCTGCGCGGCGGACAGGGACAGGTTTTAGATCCTGAAACCTATAGAGATTCTATAGGCACAATGGAACAATCCGGAAAGAGAAAATGGGTTTTTCCAAAAAAACCAAAAGGTAAATATACCAACTACAGAGACTTTGTAAGTTACTTCTTACTAATCGTCTATTTTACAGTACCATTCATCAAAATCAATGGCAATCCTTTCTTTCTGTTTAATGTTATCGATAGAGAGTTTTTCATCATTGGACAGCCTTTTTATCCACAAGATTTTTTCATCCTTACTTTAGGAGCTATTGCTTCTCTTATTTTCATTATTATTTTTACGATTGCATTCGGAAGAATTTTCTGCGGGTGGATATGCCCTCAGACAATTTTTATGGAATCGATATTTCGTAAAATAGAATACCTGATTGAAGGAGACAGAAACAAGCAGATGAAGCTGGACAGACAAGAATGGAACAGCGAAAAAATCTGGAAGAGAAGTTTAAAGTGGTCGATTTATGTCGTGATTTCATTAATCATTACCCACTTCATGTTTATGTACATCGTAGGATATGAGCAGGTCATAGAGATTATATCAGCAGGGCCATTTGCACATCCAACCAACTTTATTGTAATGATTCTCTTTGCCGCAGCATTTTACTTTGTGTTCGCTTGGTTCAGAGAACAGGTTTGTACATTGGTTTGTCCTTACGGAAGATTACAGGGTGTTTTAATTGATAAAGAAACCATCAACGTATTTTACGATTTCAACAGAGGTGAGAACCGTTCTAAATGGAGAAAAGGTGAAGACAGAAAAGTTGCCGGAAAAGGTGACTGTATCGACTGTTACCAGTGTGTAGTAGTTTGCCCGACAGGAATCGACATCAGAGATGGACAGCAGTTGGAATGTATCAACTGTACTGCTTGTATCGATGCCTGTGATGAAGTGATGGAAAAGGTAGGTTTGCCTAAAGGTCTTGTACGTTACGCATCAGAAAAAGAAATAGAAACCGGAGAACCTTACAAATTTACCGGAAGAATGAAAGGCTTTGCGGTTGTTCTTATTCTTTTGGTAGGATTCTTAGGATATTTACTGTCAAGCCGTGGCGAGATGGAAGCAAAATTCATTAAACCAGCCGGAAGCACATTCTTTGTAAGAGAAGGAAAAATTACCAATACCTACAACTATACCTTCCTGAATAAAACCAACGATAAAAAAATCGTGACCATCAAAGTCATTGAACCTGCACAAGGTGAAATCAGCTACAGTGCATCAAGCAAAATTACGGTTGCCAGAGATAAGATTACCAAGGGAACCATCAACATCAGCTTCCCGGAAAATGCCATGAAACTGTCTAAGCAAAACATCAAAATCGGAGTTTACGATATGAAGGGCGAGCTTATCGATTCTTATGAGACTTATTTTGAAGGACCATTTAAATTACAATTTTAA
- a CDS encoding cbb3-type cytochrome c oxidase N-terminal domain-containing protein, producing MKQRTPVFVNILIIMGLLIVFYYLFVQSYSFLASPYFWGTVAISAILAYIHSAIGDLIENNKFKKLSDAEKAAYLSEKKIPFLKRQYDAAFKKQSDTEEKDILIDHGFDGIMELDNQLPKWWLGLFYFGTVFCVVYICAYSFTDFAHPLSEYDAEYKEQMASIEEYNKSQPPVTIETAVFSEDNIAAGEEIFKSNCVSCHSDGGKGGIGPNLTDNFWHNQPEKTLFKNVFHVVENGVTGTAMQAWGKNGVLTGTDIQNVAAYVYHINQELPPITTDKGGAPAYGDEAKWEKK from the coding sequence ATGAAACAAAGAACACCGGTTTTTGTAAACATCTTGATAATAATGGGGCTTCTTATAGTTTTTTATTATTTATTTGTTCAAAGCTACTCGTTTTTAGCTTCACCTTATTTCTGGGGAACTGTAGCAATCAGTGCAATCTTGGCATACATTCACAGTGCAATCGGAGATTTGATTGAAAATAATAAATTCAAAAAATTATCTGACGCAGAAAAAGCAGCGTACTTATCTGAAAAGAAAATTCCTTTCTTAAAGAGACAGTATGACGCAGCTTTCAAAAAGCAGTCTGATACAGAAGAAAAAGATATCCTTATTGACCATGGTTTCGACGGGATTATGGAGTTAGACAACCAATTACCAAAATGGTGGTTAGGATTATTCTACTTCGGAACTGTATTTTGTGTAGTGTATATTTGTGCATATTCTTTCACAGACTTTGCTCACCCATTGAGCGAATATGATGCTGAGTATAAAGAGCAAATGGCATCTATCGAAGAATACAACAAGAGCCAGCCGCCTGTAACAATAGAAACAGCTGTATTTTCTGAAGATAACATCGCTGCAGGTGAAGAAATCTTCAAAAGCAACTGTGTATCATGTCACTCAGACGGTGGTAAAGGAGGTATCGGTCCTAACCTGACAGATAACTTCTGGCACAACCAACCTGAGAAAACATTATTCAAAAACGTATTCCACGTTGTAGAAAATGGTGTAACAGGAACTGCAATGCAGGCTTGGGGTAAAAACGGAGTATTAACCGGAACAGACATTCAGAATGTTGCTGCTTACGTTTACCACATCAACCAGGAACTTCCACCAATTACAACAGACAAAGGCGGAGCACCAGCTTATGGTGATGAAGCTAAGTGGGAGAAAAAGTAA
- a CDS encoding cbb3-type cytochrome oxidase subunit 3: protein MIPQNFKDILSNTENAGLYQTLALIFFMLFFIALIIYVFSRPKKYYREEENAPLGDDEDDFNLKD from the coding sequence ATGATTCCTCAGAACTTTAAAGATATATTATCCAATACGGAAAATGCAGGTTTGTATCAAACTTTGGCTCTGATTTTCTTTATGTTGTTCTTCATCGCTTTGATCATTTATGTTTTTAGCAGGCCTAAAAAATATTACAGAGAAGAAGAGAACGCACCTCTTGGGGATGATGAAGATGATTTTAATTTAAAAGATTAA
- the ccoN gene encoding cytochrome-c oxidase, cbb3-type subunit I, translating to METQKFSYDNSIVRAFLYATIVFGIIGFVFGLTAALMLFYPELPEFFFGTDDTTINSLSSGNIQGLINTHGAFGFGRIRMLHTSTVIFAFVCNIVYVGVYYSTQRLLKTRMYSDTLSWIHFWTWQFMIVATYITFFMGINTSKEYAEHEWPIDILIAVSWIIFGVNMILTIKKRRVRHLYVAIWFYLGTWVAVAMLHIFNNLEVPLSFSGWKSYSAYAGAKDAIVQWWYGHNAVAFVLTTPVLGLMYYFLPKAADRPVFSYKLSIIHFWSLIFVYIWAGPHHLQYTALPAWAQAVGTGFSIMLIAPSWGGMLNGLLTLRGAWDKVRENPILKFFVVAVTCYGMATFEGPLLATKNINKIGHFTDWVIGHVHLGALGWNGFMAFGVIYYLVPIMWRTKMWSVKLANWHFWLGTLGIIFYAVPMYIAGFTQGLMWKQFNPDGTLLWKNWLDTVTAIIPYYKLRFLGGLFYLSGGLLMVVNVWKTVRQGSFQKEVPAEAPALANIGNKRKEGEGFHLWLERMPMLLTVLSLLTISIGSMVEIIPTLSLKKSVPTISAVKPYSPLELEGRDLYIREGCNACHSQMVRPFRDEIVRFNGKNGQYSKAGEFVYDRPFLWGSKRTGPDLHREGGKNPSSWHYKHMYNPRSTSAGSIMPRYPWLIATNLDRSKMVDKMKLMKNTFDVPYTKAQIDSADKWADNQAAKIVKDIYSEAADLKAEYAKRPDVKLEKKEIVALISYLQRLGTDIKTTEIKTASNN from the coding sequence ATGGAGACACAAAAGTTTAGTTATGACAACAGTATTGTTCGGGCATTCCTATACGCGACCATAGTTTTTGGGATTATAGGATTCGTGTTTGGGCTGACAGCAGCTTTGATGCTTTTCTACCCTGAGCTTCCTGAATTCTTTTTCGGGACTGATGATACAACGATAAACAGTTTATCATCTGGTAACATACAAGGTTTGATCAACACACACGGTGCGTTTGGTTTTGGTAGAATAAGAATGCTGCACACCTCGACAGTAATCTTTGCATTTGTATGTAATATCGTTTATGTAGGAGTTTACTACTCTACACAAAGATTATTAAAAACAAGAATGTATAGCGACACGCTGTCTTGGATTCATTTCTGGACTTGGCAGTTCATGATTGTAGCTACGTACATCACCTTCTTTATGGGGATCAACACTTCAAAAGAATATGCTGAGCACGAATGGCCAATCGATATCTTGATTGCCGTATCTTGGATTATCTTCGGTGTAAACATGATTTTAACCATTAAGAAAAGAAGAGTAAGACACCTTTACGTAGCCATTTGGTTCTATCTTGGAACTTGGGTTGCCGTAGCGATGCTTCACATCTTCAACAATCTTGAAGTACCTTTATCTTTCTCTGGCTGGAAATCTTATTCAGCATATGCAGGAGCAAAAGATGCTATCGTACAATGGTGGTACGGTCACAATGCGGTTGCATTCGTATTGACGACTCCGGTTTTAGGTTTAATGTATTATTTCTTGCCTAAAGCAGCAGACAGACCTGTATTTTCATATAAATTATCGATTATTCACTTTTGGTCATTGATCTTCGTATATATTTGGGCTGGTCCTCACCACCTTCAGTATACAGCTTTACCAGCATGGGCGCAGGCAGTGGGAACTGGTTTCTCAATTATGCTAATCGCACCGTCTTGGGGAGGGATGTTGAATGGTCTTCTTACACTAAGAGGAGCTTGGGATAAAGTAAGAGAAAATCCTATTTTGAAATTCTTCGTAGTTGCAGTTACTTGTTATGGTATGGCAACGTTTGAAGGACCACTTTTAGCAACAAAAAACATCAACAAAATTGGTCACTTTACAGACTGGGTTATCGGTCACGTACATTTAGGAGCATTAGGATGGAATGGTTTCATGGCATTCGGTGTTATCTATTACTTGGTACCGATTATGTGGAGAACAAAAATGTGGTCTGTAAAATTAGCTAACTGGCATTTCTGGTTAGGTACATTAGGAATCATTTTCTATGCAGTACCAATGTACATCGCAGGATTTACACAAGGTCTAATGTGGAAGCAATTCAACCCAGATGGAACATTATTATGGAAAAACTGGTTGGATACTGTAACGGCAATTATTCCTTACTACAAATTAAGATTCTTAGGAGGTTTATTCTATCTTTCGGGTGGTTTATTAATGGTTGTGAATGTTTGGAAAACTGTTAGACAGGGATCATTCCAAAAAGAAGTTCCTGCAGAAGCACCAGCTTTGGCAAATATCGGGAACAAACGTAAAGAAGGAGAAGGTTTCCACCTTTGGTTAGAGAGAATGCCAATGTTGTTAACTGTATTGTCATTACTAACCATTTCAATAGGAAGTATGGTAGAGATTATTCCTACCCTATCATTAAAGAAAAGTGTGCCGACGATTTCAGCAGTGAAGCCTTATTCACCGTTAGAATTAGAAGGTAGAGATTTATATATCCGTGAAGGTTGTAACGCTTGTCACTCTCAGATGGTAAGACCATTCAGAGACGAGATTGTAAGATTTAACGGTAAAAACGGACAGTATTCTAAAGCAGGGGAATTTGTTTACGACAGACCTTTCCTTTGGGGGTCAAAAAGAACAGGACCAGATTTGCATAGAGAAGGTGGTAAAAACCCAAGTTCTTGGCATTACAAACACATGTATAACCCAAGATCTACCTCTGCAGGTTCTATCATGCCTCGTTACCCTTGGTTGATTGCAACTAATCTAGACAGATCTAAAATGGTTGACAAAATGAAGTTGATGAAGAATACTTTTGATGTACCTTATACAAAAGCTCAAATTGATTCTGCAGATAAATGGGCAGACAACCAGGCTGCAAAAATTGTAAAAGACATCTACTCTGAAGCAGCTGACTTGAAAGCGGAATACGCTAAAAGACCAGACGTAAAATTGGAGAAGAAGGAAATTGTAGCTTTGATCTCTTACCTACAAAGATTGGGTACAGATATTAAAACTACTGAAATAAAAACAGCTAGTAATAACTAA
- the ccoS gene encoding cbb3-type cytochrome oxidase assembly protein CcoS yields MDILYLMILCSVSLAAVFLIVFIVNARKGQFEDDESPAVRILFDDEIKEEKEDSGNKNDKSEKGESNKFEEKSE; encoded by the coding sequence ATGGATATTCTATATTTAATGATCTTATGCAGTGTTTCTTTAGCTGCAGTTTTCCTGATCGTTTTTATAGTTAACGCCAGAAAAGGACAGTTTGAGGACGATGAGTCACCGGCTGTAAGAATACTTTTTGATGATGAGATAAAGGAGGAGAAAGAAGATTCTGGCAACAAGAACGATAAAAGTGAAAAAGGAGAAAGTAATAAATTTGAAGAAAAAAGTGAATAG
- a CDS encoding heavy metal translocating P-type ATPase, which translates to MSENCFHCGQDIEKERIPFDEKIFCCNGCKSVYEILNINNLTNFYELNKRAGIRPNDENSSQFDYLDTPEIFEKITDFSEGNTSLVTFKIPVIHCSSCIWLLESLHTLHKDIKYSQVNFTRKNLQISFNHNDLKLSELANFLTNLGYKPAISLETADKNEDHLDKSLLVKLAIAGFAFGNGMFLAFPEYIGGEDVWMEHYKGLFRVLMFLLSLPVVFYSASDYYKSAWYGLKNKIVNIDVPIVLGIFVLFGRSVYEIMTDYGPGYFDTLCGLLFFMLLGKMFQKRTYSSLSYDRDYKSFYPIAVTKVDFGGKQQNILLSKIKIGDRILVRNQEIIPVDAVLINGEGNIDNSFITGESESISKQPGDKIFAGGKQVGSSLELEVIKNVDQSYLTQLWNKEAFKKHETGLDTLINDISKYFTFIILGIAVISGIYWSFIDLEKMFQVISAILIIACPCALALSSPFTFGHIMRILGRNKFYVKDTLTIEKISKLDAIVFDKTGTITERKKTNIKFEGPEIQEFDLMNVKTLLKNSNHPLSKSLYDFIEINDDYFPVEQFIEISGKGYEANVRGNLYKIGSAKYNNQESKNLETAVYISKNNEFIGKFIFKNEYRENLKNLFKKIAQYKIFILSGDNSSEESQLKAIIPNVSSMAFNQSPEDKLNFIQSLQNNGMKVAMLGDGLNDAGALKQSNVGIAISDDTNSFTPSSDVIMNGEKVSQLDNYLNVCKGSMTIVKLTFVISFLYNIVGLSFAVTGHMSPLFAAILMPLSSITVISFTTLSTWILGRKYFRKTA; encoded by the coding sequence GTGAGCGAGAACTGTTTTCATTGTGGACAAGACATAGAAAAGGAGAGAATTCCTTTTGACGAGAAAATTTTTTGCTGCAATGGTTGCAAATCAGTCTACGAAATTCTGAATATCAACAATCTAACTAATTTCTACGAATTAAATAAGCGTGCAGGAATCCGCCCGAACGACGAAAATTCTTCACAGTTTGATTATCTCGACACGCCAGAAATTTTTGAAAAAATCACTGATTTTTCAGAAGGAAACACAAGTTTGGTCACATTTAAAATTCCGGTGATTCACTGCTCTTCTTGTATCTGGCTTTTAGAAAGTCTTCATACGCTTCATAAAGATATTAAATATTCTCAGGTCAATTTCACAAGAAAGAACTTACAGATCTCATTCAACCATAACGATTTAAAATTAAGCGAATTAGCTAACTTTTTAACTAATTTAGGTTACAAACCAGCCATAAGTTTAGAAACTGCTGACAAAAACGAAGATCATTTAGATAAATCTCTTTTAGTAAAATTAGCGATTGCAGGTTTTGCATTCGGTAACGGAATGTTTTTGGCCTTTCCAGAATATATTGGTGGCGAAGACGTTTGGATGGAACATTACAAAGGTTTATTCCGTGTGCTAATGTTTTTACTTTCACTTCCGGTTGTATTCTATTCAGCTTCAGATTATTATAAATCCGCTTGGTATGGTTTAAAAAACAAAATCGTCAATATTGATGTTCCGATTGTTTTGGGAATTTTCGTGTTATTCGGACGAAGTGTTTATGAAATCATGACTGATTACGGTCCGGGATATTTTGACACATTATGTGGACTTCTATTCTTTATGCTACTAGGGAAAATGTTCCAGAAAAGAACGTACAGTTCACTTTCTTACGACAGAGATTACAAATCTTTTTATCCGATTGCAGTTACCAAAGTTGATTTCGGTGGAAAACAGCAAAACATTTTGCTTTCTAAAATTAAAATTGGCGACAGAATTCTAGTTAGAAATCAGGAAATCATTCCGGTGGATGCGGTTTTGATTAACGGTGAAGGAAACATCGACAACAGTTTTATTACCGGAGAAAGCGAAAGTATCAGCAAGCAACCTGGCGATAAAATTTTTGCCGGAGGAAAGCAAGTCGGATCTTCTCTTGAATTAGAAGTCATTAAAAACGTAGACCAAAGTTATCTAACTCAGCTTTGGAATAAAGAAGCTTTCAAAAAACACGAAACAGGATTAGATACACTGATCAACGACATCAGTAAATATTTCACGTTTATCATTTTAGGAATTGCCGTTATTTCAGGAATTTACTGGTCATTTATTGATTTAGAAAAAATGTTCCAGGTGATTTCAGCGATTCTGATTATTGCTTGTCCATGCGCATTGGCATTATCTTCCCCGTTTACATTCGGTCACATCATGCGAATTTTGGGTCGAAATAAATTTTATGTAAAAGATACGCTGACGATTGAGAAAATTTCAAAATTAGACGCCATCGTTTTTGATAAAACAGGAACGATCACCGAAAGAAAAAAGACAAACATCAAATTTGAAGGCCCTGAGATCCAGGAATTTGATTTAATGAATGTCAAAACTTTATTAAAGAATTCAAACCACCCGCTTTCAAAATCACTGTACGATTTCATTGAAATTAATGATGATTATTTTCCGGTTGAACAATTTATTGAGATTTCAGGAAAAGGTTACGAAGCAAACGTAAGAGGCAATTTATATAAAATCGGTTCCGCAAAATACAACAATCAGGAATCTAAAAACCTGGAGACCGCTGTCTACATCAGCAAGAATAACGAGTTTATCGGGAAGTTTATCTTTAAAAATGAATACCGAGAAAACCTTAAAAATTTATTTAAAAAAATCGCTCAGTACAAGATTTTCATCTTAAGCGGAGATAATTCTTCAGAAGAAAGTCAGCTAAAAGCTATCATCCCAAATGTGAGCTCGATGGCATTTAACCAAAGCCCCGAGGACAAATTAAACTTCATCCAAAGCCTACAAAACAACGGAATGAAAGTCGCAATGTTAGGTGACGGATTAAACGATGCCGGAGCCCTAAAACAAAGCAATGTTGGAATTGCCATTTCTGATGACACCAACAGCTTTACACCATCTTCTGATGTGATTATGAACGGTGAAAAAGTCTCACAATTAGACAATTACCTGAATGTTTGCAAAGGATCAATGACGATTGTAAAATTGACATTCGTAATCAGTTTTCTTTACAACATTGTTGGTTTGAGCTTTGCAGTTACCGGTCACATGTCACCATTATTTGCTGCCATTTTGATGCCACTGAGTTCCATCACCGTCATTTCATTTACTACACTTTCGACCTGGATCCTGGGTCGCAAATATTTCCGAAAAACCGCTTAA
- a CDS encoding Crp/Fnr family transcriptional regulator: MSQEQQIAIEERFARVFNDKSFKERLSNTDFERYLGAKKKMSFQKHDIIFDDGEIPKGVYFLEKGAAKLSKSGSFGKDQILRFIKEGDIIGYRALLCGENFQAKAEAMTDVECTFLPADVFMDLLEVDPQLSFIMLQKIAYELGESSNTITFLAQKTVRERLAEILILLEQKLGTDPEGFIKISLTREEIANIIGTATESAIRLISEFKGDQLIEVDGRNIKILNHDKLMKLGHVVL; this comes from the coding sequence ATGTCGCAGGAACAACAGATTGCTATTGAAGAAAGATTTGCCAGGGTTTTTAACGATAAATCCTTCAAAGAAAGGCTTTCCAATACTGATTTTGAAAGATACTTAGGTGCAAAAAAGAAGATGAGTTTTCAGAAACACGACATCATTTTTGATGATGGTGAAATTCCGAAAGGAGTTTATTTTTTGGAAAAAGGAGCTGCAAAATTGTCGAAGTCTGGTTCTTTTGGGAAAGATCAGATTTTAAGATTTATAAAAGAGGGTGATATCATCGGATATCGTGCTTTGCTTTGTGGTGAAAACTTTCAAGCTAAAGCAGAGGCGATGACTGATGTAGAATGCACTTTTTTACCTGCAGATGTTTTTATGGATCTTCTTGAGGTTGATCCTCAGCTGTCATTCATCATGCTTCAAAAAATAGCCTATGAGTTGGGAGAATCTTCAAACACCATTACATTTTTAGCTCAAAAAACAGTTAGAGAAAGATTGGCGGAGATTTTAATTCTTTTAGAGCAAAAATTAGGTACAGATCCTGAAGGTTTCATCAAAATCTCATTAACAAGAGAAGAGATAGCAAACATTATCGGTACTGCAACAGAAAGTGCCATCCGATTGATTTCTGAATTTAAAGGAGATCAGCTCATAGAAGTAGACGGAAGAAACATTAAAATTCTCAATCACGATAAACTCATGAAACTCGGTCACGTAGTTTTATAA
- the panB gene encoding 3-methyl-2-oxobutanoate hydroxymethyltransferase produces the protein MSVHSEIKRVTTETLRKMKFDKEKITMLTAYDFTTAKMVDAGGIDAVLIGDSAANVMAGFETTLPITLDQMIYHTQSVVRGIDRALIVADLPFGTYQSNPDKALESSVRMMKEGGAHAIKIEGGKEISKSIKKIINAGIPVMGHLGLTPQSIYQFGTYKVRAKDEEEAEKLISDAKLLEELGCFSIVLEKIPADLAKKVSESITIPTIGIGAGPDCDGQVLVYHDMVGMNKGFSPKFLRRYLDLYTEITGAVAQYVKDVKSADFPNEKESY, from the coding sequence ATGTCTGTTCATTCTGAAATCAAAAGAGTTACCACTGAAACCTTACGAAAAATGAAATTCGATAAGGAGAAAATAACCATGCTTACCGCTTACGATTTTACCACTGCGAAAATGGTAGATGCCGGCGGAATTGATGCCGTGCTCATTGGCGATTCGGCAGCTAATGTTATGGCGGGTTTTGAAACTACATTGCCTATTACTTTAGATCAAATGATTTATCATACTCAAAGTGTTGTGCGTGGAATAGACAGAGCTTTGATTGTGGCTGATCTTCCTTTCGGAACTTACCAAAGTAATCCTGATAAAGCATTGGAATCATCAGTAAGAATGATGAAAGAGGGTGGTGCTCACGCCATAAAAATTGAAGGTGGAAAAGAAATTTCAAAATCTATAAAGAAAATCATCAATGCCGGAATTCCTGTAATGGGACATTTGGGATTGACACCGCAGTCTATTTATCAATTCGGAACTTATAAAGTGAGAGCGAAAGATGAAGAAGAGGCTGAAAAATTGATTAGTGATGCAAAGCTTTTGGAAGAATTAGGCTGTTTTTCTATTGTTTTAGAAAAAATTCCTGCAGATTTGGCTAAAAAAGTTTCAGAAAGCATTACGATCCCAACTATTGGAATTGGGGCGGGTCCTGACTGTGACGGGCAGGTTTTGGTATATCATGATATGGTAGGAATGAACAAAGGTTTTTCACCAAAATTCTTAAGAAGATATTTAGATTTATATACAGAAATCACCGGAGCTGTGGCACAATACGTGAAAGATGTGAAAAGTGCTGATTTCCCTAATGAAAAAGAAAGTTACTAA
- a CDS encoding RluA family pseudouridine synthase has protein sequence MMKEQIVYEDNHLLVINKKVGQLVQGDKTGDESLLDSIKNYIKIRDNKPGNVFLGLVHRIDRPTSGLVIYAKTSKALSRLTQMVKNREVKKTYWAVVPKEMIPQTQRLVHYLQKNEKNNKAIVFTKVTDGAKEAILTYNIIKTLDNYHLLEIDLETGRHHQIRAQLSKTGVPIKGDLKYGSPRSNPDGGINLHARKLEFVHPVTKENIEIIAPVPQNDTIWRACENSI, from the coding sequence ATTATGAAGGAACAAATCGTTTATGAGGATAACCACCTTTTGGTCATCAATAAAAAAGTTGGGCAATTAGTACAAGGCGACAAAACTGGAGATGAGTCTCTGCTGGATTCCATTAAAAATTATATTAAAATAAGAGATAACAAGCCTGGAAATGTTTTTCTGGGCTTGGTTCATCGTATCGACAGGCCGACTTCGGGTTTGGTAATTTATGCTAAAACTTCAAAGGCACTTTCCCGTTTAACGCAAATGGTTAAAAACAGAGAGGTCAAAAAAACATATTGGGCGGTTGTTCCTAAAGAAATGATTCCTCAAACCCAAAGATTGGTTCATTATCTACAGAAGAACGAGAAAAATAACAAAGCAATTGTTTTTACCAAAGTGACTGATGGCGCAAAGGAAGCAATTCTTACTTATAACATTATAAAGACTTTAGATAATTATCATCTTTTGGAAATTGATCTTGAAACCGGAAGGCATCATCAGATTCGTGCTCAGTTATCAAAAACAGGAGTTCCGATTAAAGGTGATTTAAAATATGGTTCGCCACGTTCAAATCCTGATGGCGGAATAAATTTACACGCAAGAAAATTGGAATTTGTACATCCGGTTACTAAGGAAAATATTGAAATTATTGCTCCGGTTCCACAGAATGATACGATTTGGAGAGCTTGTGAGAATTCAATATAG